GCGGGTCGCGGTTTGCAGCGAATGGGTCAGTCGATCCACCGGGAAACCGCCGAAATCGCCTTCGAGCAGTTTTAGGTGCGCCATGATCCGGTTCGGCAGTTGACGGGCGTAGGCGCTGAAGTCCGCCGCAATGATCGCCCAGTCGTCCTGTGTACCGTCCTTCATGTGGGTGAAACGGGCAGTGGCATTCATCGGCAATCCTCTTGGTCGGAATTTCTAGAACGGCACGCGGCCCAGGATCATGTCGCGGTACATGACGAAGTCGCCGAGCAGGCTGTAGAACGGGTGCTGGAAGGTGGCCGGGCGGTTCTTCTCGAAAAAGAAGTGCCCGACCCAGGCAAAGCTGTAGCCGGCCAGCGGCAGGGCGAGCAACAGCAGCCAGGCGCCCTTGGCGATGGTCAGGGCGAGAATGAAGATCACCAGCGTCGTACCGATGAAATGCAGGCGACGGCAGGTGCTGTTGCCGTGCTCGCTGAGGTAATACGGATAGAACTCGGCGAAGCTGTTGAAATGCTTGATGTTTTCCACGACTGCGATCTCTGTGGTTATTGTTCTGATTGCAAGTTGTTCGGCGGGTAGCTTATTTGAGTCTAGAGTGATCAATGGCGTCGGCCAGTGACAATTGGCGCCACTTTACTATCCTTGGGAAATCCGCCGTAGTATGCGGCTCATCATGTCATCCAAGAAAAAACGCCATGAGCGAACGAACGACTTCTGCAAGCTGGGCGATGGGGATTGTCAAGGCACTGGAAATGGACGGCCTGGATTGTCGGGTTTTGTTCAGACAGCTGGGGCTCGACTACGCGGCGCTGGAGGATCCGGACGCACGCTTCCCGCAGGATTCCATGACCCGACTCTGGCAACGGGCAGTCGAGCTGTCCGGTAATCCGGCGATCGGCCTGAACATGGGCAAGGTGGTGCGACCGGCTTCGTTCCATGTCGCGGGTTATGCGCTGATGTCCAGCAATACGCTGGCCGAAGGTTTTCAGCGACTGGTGCGTTATCAGCGGATCATCGCCGAAAGTGCGGACCTGAGTTTTCGCCTGCTCGACGAAGGTTATGCGCTGATCCTGACGGTGCATGGCGATCATCTGCCGCCGACCCGGCAAAGTGCCGAAGCTTCGCTGGCCTGTGCGCTGGCGCTGTGCGGCTGGCTGACCGGGCGCACGCTGCACCCGCGCAAAGTGCTGGTGCAGGGCGACGAGCCGGATGATCTTGAACCCTATAAACAAGCCTTCCATGCACCGCTGGTGTTCAACGCGCCGTATGACGCGCTGATCTTCGAACGGGCCGACATGGAAGCGCCGCTGCCCACCGCCAACGAGGCGATGGCGCTGTTGCATGACCGGTTTGCCGGGGAATATCTGGCGCGGTTTTCCGAAAGCCGCGTGACCCACAAGGCGCGTCAGGTGTTGTGCCGCCTGCTGCCCCAGGGCGAACCCAAGCGCGATACGGTGGCGCAGACCCTCCATCTGTCGCAGCGCACCTTGCAACGGCGTTTGCAGGAGGAGGGCACCAGTTTTCAGCAGTTGCTCGATGACACCCGCCGCGAGCTCGCCGAGCAATACCTGGCGCAGCCGAGCATGACCTTGCTGGAGATTGCCTATCTGCTGGGGTTTGCCGATCCGAGCAATTTCTTCCGCGCCTTCCGCCGCTGGTTCGACACCACGCCCGGCGATTACCGGGCGCGGTTGCTGGAAGCGCCGAACGCGGTCAGTGACGCCAGAACGCCGGAATACACAGTACAAACACCGTGATGATCTCCAGTCGGCCGAGCAGCATGCCGAACGACAGAATCCACTTGGCCGCATCCGGCAGGCTGGCGAAGTTGCCGGCCGGGCCGATGGTCTCGCCCAGTCCCGGGCCGACGCCGGACACGGTGCTGGCGGCGCCGGTCAGCGCAGTCATCCAGTCCACGCCCAACAGCGACAGCAGCAGGGCGATCACGCAGATGGTGATGGCGAAGAAGAACGAAAAGGTCAGAATCGAACGGACGATTTCTTCGTCGAGTCGGTGACCGTTGTACTTCTGCTTGATCACCGCGCGCGGGTGGATCAGCTGGTTAAGGTTGGCCTTGAGCAGGATGTAGGCGACCTGGAAACGGAAGATCTTGATCCCGCCGGCCGTCGATCCGGAGCAGCCGCCGACGAAGCCCAGATAGAAGAACAGCATCAGCGAGAAGTTTCCCCACAGGCTGTAATCCCCCAGCGCGAAACCGGTGGTGGTGACCACCGACGTCACGTTCAGCGCCACATGCCGCAGCGCATCCAGCCAATGCAGGTTGGTAGTCCACCAATACCAGGTGCCGAGCACCAGCCAGGTCACCAGCAACATCCCGAGCAAACCCTGCACCTGCTGATCCTTGATCAGCGCCCGGCGGTTGCCGCGCAGCGTCGCCACGTACAGGGTGAACGGCAGGCTGCCGAGAATCATCACCACCACCGCCACCCAGTGCACCGCCGGTTGCGTCCACTTGGCCAGGGACTGGTCGGAGGTCGAGAACCCGCCGGTGGAAATCGCCGACATCGCATGGTTGATCGCATCGAACGGGCTCATCCCGGCCCACCAGAACGCCAGGCTGCCGAGAATCGTAATGCCGACGTACGCCGCCACGATCAGCCGCGCCACCATGTGCGAGCGGGGCATGACCTTTTCCGAGCGGTCCGAGGATTCGGTCTGGAACAGGCGCATGCCACCGATGCGTAGCAGCGGCAGGATCGCCACCGCCATGCCGATGAAGCCGATACCACCGATCCAGTGCAGCAGCGAGCGCCACATCAGGATGCCCGGGGACATGTCGTCCAGATGGTTGAGCACGGTCGAGCCGGTGGCCGTGATGCCGGACATGCTTTCGAAGAACGAGTCGGTGTAACTGATGTGCTGAGTCAGCAAAAACGGCAGCGCGGCGAAAATGCACACCACCAGCCAGCTGCTGACGGTCAGCAGGTACATGTCCCGGGGGCGCAGGTGAATGTGTTCCGGGCGACCGGGAATCACCAGCGCGAGGCCGGCGACGAAGGTGATCATGCTCGCCCAGAGGAACGACGGCAGATCGCCGGTGCGCTCGAAAATCACCAGGGTGGCCATGGGCACGACCATGGCGATGGCCAGGGTGATCAGGAAGATGCCGATGATGAAACCAATGATCCGTAAGGTCGGCAACGCCATGAAGTCCGCTCGGGCTGATGTGGGAAGGGCGCCATTCTACCTGCGGTGCAAGGCATGTAAACCGACGCGGCTGGATCACTTGCAGCTAGAATAGCCGGACATTTTTTTCAGGAGGTGGCCGATGCAGGCTCTCGACGCTTTGCTCAACCGTGTTTCCGTTCCACGACTGATCGATCCGGCCCCCACCGCCGAACAGCGCGAAGTGCTGTTTGCCGCCGCGACCCGCGCACCGGATCACGGCCATTTGCAGCCGTATCGCTTCCTGACCGTCGAAGGCGCGGCGCGTGAGCAGATGGGCGAGTTGCTGGCCGAAGCTGCACAAATGCAGGAAGGCGAAGTCACCGAAGCGATGATCGACAAGGCGCGCAACGGCCCGCTGCGCGCGCCGCTGGTGGTCGTGGTCATCGCCAAATTGCAGGATCACGTCAAATACCCGAAGGCCGAGCAACTGCTGGCGGCGGGCTGTGCGGCGCACGGGATTTTGTTGGCGGCTTACGCGCAGGGGATTGGTGCGGTGTGGCGTACCGGTGATCTGGCTTACTCGAAACATGTCGCCAAGGGCCTGGGCCTGACGGATGACGAAGAGGTGATTGCCTTCCTGTACCTCGGCACGCCGCAGAAAGAACCGCGGGTGGCCGAGAAGGTTGATCTGGCGGAGTTTGTCAGCGCCTGGCCGGGTAAAGCCTAAAGGGCGTTAAAAGCTTTAAAAGCGCCCTCACCCTAACCCTCTCCCGGAGGGAGAGGGGACTGATTGGGGGATGCTTGAGAGGTTCACCGACCTGACAGAACTTGGCCGAATCCGGAATTGACTCGGTTCAAGTGCTTTTACAGAACCATAATCGACTCGATTTTTCAGGTCGATGTCTGACGTAAGACCCCTCGGTCGGCTCCCTCTCCCTCCGGGAGAGGGCTGGGGTGAGGGCAGCTATTTAGGGCTGGACAATCGCCCCGGGTTCCAGCGGCAATTCCAGACTGGCCACAAACCCACCCTGCGGATGGTTCGCCAGCACCAGCGTCCCGCCATGCCGCTCCGCCGCCCGCCGGGCAATCGCCAGCCCCAGGCCATGGCCCGCGGCAGTCTGCCCCGGCGCCCGATAGAACGGTTCGCCCAACTGGCTCAGATGCTCGGCCTGCACCCCCGGCCCATGGTCACGCACGCTGACCACGATCCGCTCGCCCTGACGTGACGCCTGCATTTCAATCGACTGTCCGACCGGGTTGAAGCGCTGGGCATTGCGCAGCAGATTGTCCACGGCGCGTTCGATCATGGTCGGCCAACCCGTCAGATTGAGCGCCGGCTCGGCCTCCAGACGTACGGTCTGCTCAGGCGAACCGAGTTGCGCGTCCTTCTGCAAGGTGGCGAGCAACGCATTCAGATCCACTTCTTCGGCGCTGGCGTTGTCGGCATCGACCCGCGCCAGCACCAGAATTTCACTGATCAGCGCTTCCAGCCGGTCGCATTCGCGGGTCAGTCGTGGCCAGAGTTTTTCCCGTTCTTCCGGGCTTGCCCGTTCGGCCAACGCCAGGGCAATGCGCAGTCGGGCCAGCGGTGAACGCAATTCGTGAGATACGTCGCGCAGCAACTGGCGCTGACTGCCGATCAGGCTTTGCAGGCGGGCGCCCATGCGGTTGAAGTCGTTGGCCAGCACGCCGAATTCATCGCGACGGTTGGCCAGTTGCGCCAGGCTGTTCTGTTGATAGGTGGTCTGGCCGAGGTCATGCACCGCGCCGCGCAGGCGACTGAGCGGGCGGGTGATGGAAAAGGTCACCAGCAGGCTGAACAGCGTCAGCACCACCAGCGCGATACCCAGCGCACTCAACGGCCAGAGCAGGCTTTCGCGGTGCCAGGCGTCGAGTTCCGGGTGCGGGATGCGGTAGATGAAGAGGTAGGTGTCGCCGCTTTTGTCGCTGGTGAACTCGTCGGTCAAACGGCGCCAGGGCAGGCGTCGGTCATCGTTGTTCTGCCGTGCCTCGAAGGCGGCCGCGCGCCGGGGAAAGGTGCCGCGCACCACCGGGTCGCCGCTTTCGTTCAGCACTTGCACGTCGATGTGGTACTGGCGTTTGCGCTGTTCGAGGATGTCCTGGGCGGCGTCTTCGCCCTGGGCTTCGTAGGTCTGCGTCCATTCGGCAGCCAGGGTGTTAAGGCCCGGGTGACGACTGAGGATCCACGCGTCCTGGTTGAG
The window above is part of the Pseudomonas fluorescens genome. Proteins encoded here:
- a CDS encoding nitroreductase family protein, translated to MQALDALLNRVSVPRLIDPAPTAEQREVLFAAATRAPDHGHLQPYRFLTVEGAAREQMGELLAEAAQMQEGEVTEAMIDKARNGPLRAPLVVVVIAKLQDHVKYPKAEQLLAAGCAAHGILLAAYAQGIGAVWRTGDLAYSKHVAKGLGLTDDEEVIAFLYLGTPQKEPRVAEKVDLAEFVSAWPGKA
- a CDS encoding TrkH family potassium uptake protein produces the protein MALPTLRIIGFIIGIFLITLAIAMVVPMATLVIFERTGDLPSFLWASMITFVAGLALVIPGRPEHIHLRPRDMYLLTVSSWLVVCIFAALPFLLTQHISYTDSFFESMSGITATGSTVLNHLDDMSPGILMWRSLLHWIGGIGFIGMAVAILPLLRIGGMRLFQTESSDRSEKVMPRSHMVARLIVAAYVGITILGSLAFWWAGMSPFDAINHAMSAISTGGFSTSDQSLAKWTQPAVHWVAVVVMILGSLPFTLYVATLRGNRRALIKDQQVQGLLGMLLVTWLVLGTWYWWTTNLHWLDALRHVALNVTSVVTTTGFALGDYSLWGNFSLMLFFYLGFVGGCSGSTAGGIKIFRFQVAYILLKANLNQLIHPRAVIKQKYNGHRLDEEIVRSILTFSFFFAITICVIALLLSLLGVDWMTALTGAASTVSGVGPGLGETIGPAGNFASLPDAAKWILSFGMLLGRLEIITVFVLCIPAFWRH
- a CDS encoding sensor histidine kinase, which produces MRSLFWRILASFWLAIALVAGLSILLGHMLNQDAWILSRHPGLNTLAAEWTQTYEAQGEDAAQDILEQRKRQYHIDVQVLNESGDPVVRGTFPRRAAAFEARQNNDDRRLPWRRLTDEFTSDKSGDTYLFIYRIPHPELDAWHRESLLWPLSALGIALVVLTLFSLLVTFSITRPLSRLRGAVHDLGQTTYQQNSLAQLANRRDEFGVLANDFNRMGARLQSLIGSQRQLLRDVSHELRSPLARLRIALALAERASPEEREKLWPRLTRECDRLEALISEILVLARVDADNASAEEVDLNALLATLQKDAQLGSPEQTVRLEAEPALNLTGWPTMIERAVDNLLRNAQRFNPVGQSIEMQASRQGERIVVSVRDHGPGVQAEHLSQLGEPFYRAPGQTAAGHGLGLAIARRAAERHGGTLVLANHPQGGFVASLELPLEPGAIVQP
- a CDS encoding DUF962 domain-containing protein codes for the protein MENIKHFNSFAEFYPYYLSEHGNSTCRRLHFIGTTLVIFILALTIAKGAWLLLLALPLAGYSFAWVGHFFFEKNRPATFQHPFYSLLGDFVMYRDMILGRVPF
- a CDS encoding AraC family transcriptional regulator yields the protein MSERTTSASWAMGIVKALEMDGLDCRVLFRQLGLDYAALEDPDARFPQDSMTRLWQRAVELSGNPAIGLNMGKVVRPASFHVAGYALMSSNTLAEGFQRLVRYQRIIAESADLSFRLLDEGYALILTVHGDHLPPTRQSAEASLACALALCGWLTGRTLHPRKVLVQGDEPDDLEPYKQAFHAPLVFNAPYDALIFERADMEAPLPTANEAMALLHDRFAGEYLARFSESRVTHKARQVLCRLLPQGEPKRDTVAQTLHLSQRTLQRRLQEEGTSFQQLLDDTRRELAEQYLAQPSMTLLEIAYLLGFADPSNFFRAFRRWFDTTPGDYRARLLEAPNAVSDARTPEYTVQTP